A window of Fusarium verticillioides 7600 chromosome 10, whole genome shotgun sequence contains these coding sequences:
- a CDS encoding gluconate 5-dehydrogenase has translation MAQFQLIHHPCLYRLLHCTTPHYLVRMSVTRSELKFRAPPSMQLSDGSAKSKTSPPGHDSSISTSLDRARARFGVTGNAIVTGGAGDIGSVACRALLEHGLQGLAIFDLHPDAGRSTVSSLQDDFPEVKITFTKVDVTDPDSVAAAVANAEQTIGPINICLCFAGIAFAAHALDITPQQFKTMFDVNTTGSFLVAQAVAKRMSNRGTGGSIILMASISAHIVNFPQPQVHYNAAKAAVISMKSSLAAKWAVHGIRVNSISPGYMDTILNEGDGLAEHRAIWAKRTPFGRMGNPEELTGAVILLASKAGSYITGSDILVDGGISVF, from the coding sequence ATGGCACAGTTCCAgctcattcatcatccttgtttGTATCGATTGCTTCACTGTACTACCCCTCATTACCTGGTCAGAATGTCCGTCACCCGATCTGAGCTCAAGTTTCGCGCTCCTCCGTCAATGCAATTGAGTGACGGCTCAGCCAAGTCTAAAACATCTCCCCCAGGCCATGATTCCTCCATTTCTACATCCCTTGATCGAGCACGAGCTCGATTCGGGGTGACAGGCAATGCCATAGTGACTGGGGGCGCTGGCGATATCGGGTCTGTCGCCTGTCGAGCTCTGCTTGAACACGGACTGCAGGGACTAGCTATCTTTGACCTGCATCCTGATGCTGGGCGAAGTACAGTCTCGAGTCTTCAAGACGACTTTCCTGAGGTAAAGATCACATTCACCAAGGTTGATGTGACAGATCCCGATTCCGTTGCAGCCGCCGTTGCCAACGCGGAGCAAACGATTGGTCCAATTAACATCTGCCTTTGCTTCGCAGGCATTGCCTTTGCAGCGCATGCTTTGGACATTACTCCACAGCAATTCAAGACCATGTTTGACGTCAATACTACGGGCTCATTTTTGGTAGCACAAGCTGTTGCAAAGCGTATGTCAAACAGAGGAACCGGGGGCTCAATCATCCTGATGGCAAGCATATCTGCCCATATAGTCAActttcctcaacctcaagtcCATTACAACGCTGCCAAGGCGGCCGTCATCTCTATGAAAAGCTCACTTGCCGCAAAGTGGGCGGTACACGGCATCCGTGTCAATAGTATCAGTCCTGGGTACATGGACACTATTCTAAATGAGGGGGACGGTTTGGCCGAGCATAGAGCTATTTGGGCCAAGAGAACTCCTTTCGGTCGCATGGGAAATCCGGAGGAGCTCACTGGTGCTGTTATCTTGCTGGCGAGCAAAGCAGGTAGCTACATCACTGGTTCAGACATCCTTGTGGATGGCGGGATCAGTGTCTTCTAG